One region of Pagrus major chromosome 7, Pma_NU_1.0 genomic DNA includes:
- the dnajc16 gene encoding dnaJ homolog subfamily C member 16, whose amino-acid sequence MAGPKMSVPLAVVLILLLVLLTGAAHAGPEIDPYKILGVTRSASQAEIKKVYKRLAKEWHPDKNKNPGAEDMFIKITKSYEILSNEDKRANYDRYGQTDDTQPYGGGRYGHRHDSFYFDESFFNFPFNSKNHRDFADSKYILHFNQYVNDVVPDSYKRPYLIKITSDWCFSCIHIEPVWKEVVQEMETLGVGIGVVDVGYERRLANHLGAHRTPSILGVINGKVTFFHYAVAKEHLRQFVEDLLPQRLVERVTDKNDLQFLNSWHELNKPHVLLFDQVPVVPLLYKLTAFAYKDYLQFGYVDQGLSETANLQKQFNINTYAPTMLVFKENTDKPADIIQAKGMKKQIIDEFMSNNKFLLVPRLVNQKLFDELCPVKQFHRRRKYCVLLITGDEETFSFGNQAFLSFASTNGKEVVRFAYVYQRLQQPLCDILMQNKDSAQSPTQVVILERRNAAGKALYKPVSAWNGSEEDKQRLLEELERLQRDPSILIHDAMLPELNNEFASMFVIRWIYASYDYLSEVIDDILHNNWREMMPLLSLIFSALFILFGTVVIQAFSDSSDDKQTKPKAKDGTKAENGSPGSGGTSSRPPKKNFVEVTELTDITYISNLVKLRPGHMNIVLVLTDASKNILLSKFAKEVYSFTGSLTLHFSFLNIDKHSQWMNTLLEYAQDATQIDADEDDGGNHKMDYTGYVLALNGHKKYLCLFKPVYTGEDLDSKSSEDEGGTSGGRSRSSSREDHLPRKSNRSRSISTLQIHHKLDRLGLWMERLMEGTLPRYYIPAWPGLDKITQSK is encoded by the exons ATGGCGGGGCCAAAGATGTCTGTGCCACTGGCTGTAGTGCTGATCCTCCTGTTGGTGCTGCTGACAGGAGCAGCCCATGCCGGGCCTGAGATAGACCCATACAAAATCTTAGGAGTGACCAGGAGTGCAAGCCAGGCTGAGATCAAGAAGGTCTACAAGCGTCTTGCAAAAGAATG GCATccggacaaaaacaaaaatccaggAGCAGAGGACATGTTCATCAAGATAACCAAATCTTATGAG ATCCTTTCCAATGAGGACAAACGTGCCAATTATGACCGTTACGGCCAGACAGATGACACCCAGCCGTATGGTGGCGGTCGCTATGGTCATCGCCATGACAGCTTCTACTTCGACGAGTCCTTCTTCAACTTTCCCTTCAACAGCAAGAACCACAGGGACTTTGCTGACAGCAAGtacatattgcactttaacCAGTATGTCAACGACGTGGTGCCCGACAGCTACAAGAGACCGTACCTGATAAAGATCACCTCTGACTGGTGCTTCAGCTGCATCCACATCGAGCCTGTCTGGAAGGAGGTGGTGCAGGAGATGGAGACTCTAG GTGTTGGGATAGGTGTGGTGGATGTGGGCTATGAGAGGAGGTTAGCCAATCACCTCGGAGCCCATCGCACCCCATCCATACTTGGAGTCATCAATGGCAAAGTGACGTTTTTCCATTACGCTGTGGCAAAGGAGCACCTGAGGCAGTTTGTAGAAGACCTTCTGCCTCAGAGACTAGTGGAGCGG gTCACCGACAAGAATGACCTGCAGTTCTTGAACAGCTGGCACGAGCTCAACAAGCCACACGTGCTTCTGTTCGACCAAGTGCCTGTAGTTCCTCTGTTATACAAA CTGACAGCTTTTGCCTATAAGGACTACCTGCAGTTTGGCTATGTGGACCAGGGCCTTTCAGAGACCGCCAACCTGCAGAAACAGTTCAATATTAACACTTACGCTCCAACCATGCTGGTCTTCAAAGAGAACACTGACAAGCCTGCTGACATTATACAG GCCAAAGGAATGAAAAAGCAAATCATTGATGAGTTCATGTCAAACAACAAGTTTCTGCTCGTGCCACGGCTGGTCAATCAGAAGCTCTTTGATGAGCTCTGTCCTGTCAAACAGTTCCACAGACGCAGGAA ATACTGTGTCCTGCTGATCACAGGTGATGAAGAGACCTTTTCTTTTGGGAACCAGGCGTTTCTCTCGTTTGCCTCCACAAACGGCAAGGAGGTTGTTAGATTTGCCTACGTGTACCAGCGGTTACAGCAGCCTCTTTGTGACATCCTCATGCAGAACAAAGATAGTGCACAGTCACCAACACAG gTGGTGATCCTGGAGAGGCGTAATGCTGCAGGCAAGGCCTTGTACAAGCCAGTGAGCGCCTGGAACGGCAGCGAGGAAGACAAGCAGCGTCttctggaggagctggagcgACTGCAGAGGGACCCGTCCATCCTCATCCATGACGCCATGCTGCCCGAGCTCAACAACGAGTTTGCCTCT ATGTTTGTAATCAGATGGATCTATGCCTCTTACGATTACCTGTCTGAAGTCATTGACGATATTCTGCATAACAACTG GCGTGAGATGATGCCTCTTCTGTCCCTCATCTTCTCTGCCTTGTTCATCTTGTTTGGAACTGTGGTCATCCAGGCCTTCAG tgactCAAGTGATGATAAACAGACTAAACCAAAGGCCAAAGATggaacaaaagcagaaaatgggTCACCAGGGTCTGGTGGTACTTCAAG TCGGCCTCCCAAGAAGAATTTTGTGGAGGTGACTGAGCTGACGGATATCACTTACATCAGCAACCTGGTGAAGCTGAGGCCGGGACACATGAACATCGTGCTGGTTCTCACAGACGCCTCCAAGAACATCCTGCTCAGCAAGTTTGCCAAAGAGGTCTACTCCTTCACAGG GAGCCTGACGCTGCATTTCTCCTTCCTGAATATTGACAAGCACAGCCAGTGGATGAACACTCTGCTGGAATACGCCCAGGACGCTACACAGATTGATGCAGACGAGGACGATGGAGGAAACCACAAGATGGACTACACCGGCTATGTGCTGGCGCTCAACGGGCACAAGAAGTACCTTTGTCTTTTTAAGCCGGTCTACACAGGGGAAGACCTCGACAGTAAGTCGTCCGAGGACGAAGGGGGCACTTCAGGGGGGAGGTCGAGGTCCAGTTCCCGCGAAGACCATCTGCCACGCAAATCCAACCGATCCCGCAGCATATCCACTCTGCAGATCCACCACAAACTGGACCGCCTGGGGTTGTGGATGGAAAGGCTCATGGAAGGCACTTTGCCTCGTTATTACATTCCTGCATGGCCTGGACTCGACAAGATAACCCAGAGTAAATAG